The following coding sequences are from one Gossypium hirsutum isolate 1008001.06 chromosome A12, Gossypium_hirsutum_v2.1, whole genome shotgun sequence window:
- the LOC121211376 gene encoding 50S ribosomal protein L2, chloroplastic, with translation MGPSNKSIGIGSVSMESHHLYITNWCDIISTSRKPYALEEACTVWEGVLIDRSKRRIYFNHMPLGTAIHNIEITLGRGGQLARAAGAVAKLIAKEGKLAILKLPSGEVRLISKNCSATVGQVGNVGVNQKSLGRARSKCWLGKRPVVRGVVMNLVDHPHGGGEGRAPIGRKKPATPWGYPALGRRSRKRNKYSDNLILRRRSK, from the exons ATGGGACCCTCCAATAAGTCTATTGGAATTGGCTCTGTATCAATGGAATCTCATCATCTATACATAACGAATTGGTGTG ATATCATATCTACATCTAGAAAGCCGTATGCTTTGGAAGAAGCTTGTACAGTTTGGGAAGGGGTTTTGATTGATCGATCAAAAAGAAGAATCTACTTCAACCATATGCCCTTAGGCACGgccatacataacatagaaatcACACTTGGAAGGGGTGGACAATTAGCTAGAGCAGCAGGTGCTGTTGCGAAACTGATTGCAAAGGAGGGGAAATTGGCCATATTAAAATTACCTTCTGGGGAGGTCCGTTTGATATCCAAAAACTGCTCAGCAACAGTCGGACAGGTGGGGAATGTTGGGGTGAACCAGAAAAGTTTGGGTAGAGCCAGATCTAAATGTTGGCTAGGTAAGCGTCCTGTAGTAAGAGGAGTAGTTATGAACCTTGTAGACCATCCCCATGGGGGTGGTGAAGGGAGGGCTCCAATTGGTAGAAAAAAACCCGCAACCCCTTGGGGTTATCCTGCACTTGGAAGAAGAAGTagaaaaaggaataaatataGTGATAATTTGATTCTTCGTCGACGGAGTAAATAG
- the LOC107919767 gene encoding phosphatidylinositol-3-phosphatase myotubularin-1 isoform X1: MAALRPPRSVSSRDSSDGSERLDGAGSWDALEWTKIEPVTRSVSHVNSEFLLEAERVIEEGHGVVLVNRDEAGTLFVTNFRLLFLSDGTRNIVPLGTIPLATIEKFNKMVVKNQSAPRQIDRSPTRRLLQIIGKDMRIIVFGFRPRTKQRRVIFDALLRCAKPARIWDLYAFTCGPSKFSKPNSKVRLLNEYFRLLGKDSHCASVSMVEEGSFTLSNDLWRISNTNSNYTVCSSYPFALIVPKSISDEEVIQASTFRARCRIPVVSWCHPGNGAVLARSAQPLVGLMMNMRSNADEKLVASLCTQLVDGKGSRRKLYIADARPRKNALANGAMGGGSESSSNYFHSEIVFFGIDNIHAMRESFARLRDYLDTHGATSSDGMSSFLRHGGSTWGGGNLSSMSASVSTLGDSGWLIHVQSVLAGSAWITARIALESASVLVHCSDGWDRTSQLVSLANLMLDPYYRTFAGFQALVEKDWLAFGHPFSDRIGMPSVSGTSFDLNRQSSTGNLSSSPVRQSSGSFTPQTSNTSHAQNNYSPIFLQWVDCVSQLLRMYPFAFEFSSTFLVDFLDCVLSCRFGNFLCNSEEEREKCGIHEACGCLWAYFADLRSLEGSSHAHYNLFYDPLKHNGPIFPPAAALAPTLWPQFNLRWACPSESQAGELEAESRSMAIKFSELLKAKEAAEMKAKEYSVAMETLEAELRNEKRLSSSAMNLAQRASKESAAIKRAILSLGCRVNYTSNGDCTVDVESNPTESQEKSMQSPPRKESDGTKERDDNSDLSVSVTVVSDDVSSSPLGQVCETLCPLRTRDGSCQWPSAGCAQLGSQFVGLKANFDAFDHLSIYDSYFESN; encoded by the exons ATGGCTGCACTTCGGCCTCCTAGATCGGTCTCCTCCCGAGACAGTTCTGATGGTAGCGAGAGGTTGGACGGTGCTGGTAGCTGGGACGCCCTTGAATGGACCAAAATTGAG CCGGTTACAAGATCTGTTTCCCATGTTAATTCGGAGTTTCTGCTTGAAGCTGAGCGAGTTATAGAGGAG GGCCATGGAGTTGTTCTTGTTAATAGAGATGAGGCCGGAACTTTGTTCGTTACCAACTTTCGACTTCTCTTTCTT AGTGATGGCACCAGAAATATTGTTCCACTAGGCACCATTCCTCTGGCAACAATTGAGAAATTCAacaaaatg GTAGTGAAGAATCAATCAGCTCCTCGCCAAATTGATAGATCTCCAACTCGCCGTCTCCTTCAAATCATAG GAAAAGATATGAGAATTATTGTGTTCGGTTTTCGCCCTCGAACCAAGCAG AGGCGTGTTATATTTGATGCATTACTGAGATGTGCAAAGCCAGCAAGAATTTGGGATCTTTATGCTTTTACTTGTGGACCGTCCAAATTCAGTAAGCCAAACTCAAAGGTGCGGTTACTGAATGAATACTTCCGCCTTCTTGGAAAAGACTCCCATTGTGCATCTGTGAGTATGGTTGAAGAGGGGTCATTTACATTGTCTAATGATTTATGGAGAATAAGCAACACAAATTCCAACTATACAGTGTGTTCGAGTTATCCATTTGCATTGATTGTTCCAAAAAGTATTAG TGACGAAGAAGTGATCCAAGCTTCAACGTTTCGTGCAAGGTGTAGGATACCTGTAGTTTCTTGGTGTCACCCTG GAAATGGAGCAGTTCTTGCCCGTTCAGCCCAACCCTTGGTTGGTCTTATGATGAATATGAGGAG CAATGCCGATGAAAAGTTGGTCGCTTCGCTTTGCACTCAACTTGTTGATGGAAAGGGTTCAAGGAG AAAGCTATATATTGCTGATGCAAGACCAAGAAAAAATGCATTGGCAAATGGAGCAATGGGAGGGGGCTCGGAGTCTTCTTCAAACTATTTTCATTCTGAG ATAGTTTTCTTTGGGATAGACAACATACATGCAATGAGAGAAAGTTTTGCTCGGCTTAGAGATTATTTAGACACTCACGGTGCCACATCATCAGATGGAATGTCTTCATTTTTG AGACATGGCGGTTCAACTTGGGGTGGAGGAAATCTCAGCAGTATGTCTGCTTCAGTATCAACCCTTGGTGACAGTGGTTGGTTAATACATGTTCAAAGTGTCTTGGCTGGTTCAGCTTGGATCACTGCACGCATTGCTTTGGAATCAGCATCTGTGCTTGTGCATTGCAG TGATGGATGGGATAGAACAAGTCAGCTGGTTTCACTAGCAAACCTGATGCTTGATCCATATTACCGGACATTCGCTGGTTTTCAG GCACTTGTTGAAAAAGATTGGCTAGCTTTTGGTCACCCATTTTCAGATCGCATTGGAATGCCAAGTGTGTCTGGAACTTCATTTGACTTAAACAGACAATCTTCCACTGGGAATCTGTCATCATCTCCAGTACGCCAATCTTCTGGATCATTCACACCTCAAACTTCTAATACATCTCATGCGCAGAACAATTATTCCCCCATATTCTTGCAG TGGGTTGATTGTGTTTCTCAGTTGTTAAGGATGTATCCATTTGCTTTTGAGTTCTCCTCA ACTTTCCTGGTGGATTTCTTGGACTGTGTGCTCTCGTGTCGTTTTGGAAATTTCTTGTGTAACAG tgaggaggagagagaaaaatgtGGTATCCATGAAGCATGTGGATGCTTGTGGGCCTATTTCGCTGATCTGCGTTCTTTGGAGGGGAGTTCTCATGCCCATTATAACCTCTTCTATGATCCATTGAAACATAATGGGCCAATTTTTCCTCCAGCAGCTGCTTTGGCCCCAACACTTTGGCCCCAATTTAATCTTCGTTGGGCTTGTCCTTCTGAATCCCAAGCTGGTGAACTTGAGGCTGAATCCAGGAGCATGGCTATAAAGTTTTCTGAACTGCTAAAG GCTAAAGAAGCAGCTGAAATGAAAGCTAAAGAGTACTCGGTGGCCATGGAAACATTGGAGGCAGAATTACGGAATGAGAAACGGCTCAGTAGCTCCGCAATGAACTTGGCCCAAAGAGCCAGCAAGGAAAGTGCTGCCATTAAGCGAGCCATACTGTCACTGGGGTGCAGGGTTAACTACACAAGTAATGGTGACTGTACTGTTGATGTTGAAAGTAATCCAACAGAATCTCAAGAAAAAAGTATGCAGTCTCCTCCTAGAAAAGAATCTGATGGTACAAAGGAGCGTGATGACAACTCAGATTTATCTGTTTCAGTTACAGTTGTGTCAGATGATGTTTCCAGCAGTCCACTCGGTCAAGTATGCGAAACTTTATGTCCTTTGCGTACACGGGATGGCAGCTGCCAGTGGCCAAGTGCTGGTTGTGCTCAGCTTGGTAGTCAGTTTGTTGGACTGAAGGCAAATTTTGATGCATTTGACCACCTGTCTATATATGATAGTTATTTTGAGTCTAACTGA
- the LOC107919767 gene encoding phosphatidylinositol-3-phosphatase myotubularin-1 isoform X2: MAALRPPRSVSSRDSSDGSERLDGAGSWDALEWTKIEPVTRSVSHVNSEFLLEAERVIEEGHGVVLVNRDEAGTLFVTNFRLLFLSDGTRNIVPLGTIPLATIEKFNKMVVKNQSAPRQIDRSPTRRLLQIIGKDMRIIVFGFRPRTKQRRVIFDALLRCAKPARIWDLYAFTCGPSKFSKPNSKVRLLNEYFRLLGKDSHCASVSMVEEGSFTLSNDLWRISNTNSNYTVCSSYPFALIVPKSISDEEVIQASTFRARCRIPVVSWCHPGNGAVLARSAQPLVGLMMNMRSNADEKLVASLCTQLVDGKGSRRKLYIADARPRKNALANGAMGGGSESSSNYFHSEIVFFGIDNIHAMRESFARLRDYLDTHGATSSDGMSSFLRHGGSTWGGGNLSSMSASVSTLGDSGWLIHVQSVLAGSAWITARIALESASVLVHCSDGWDRTSQLVSLANLMLDPYYRTFAGFQALVEKDWLAFGHPFSDRIGMPSVSGTSFDLNRQSSTGNLSSSPVRQSSGSFTPQTSNTSHAQNNYSPIFLQWVDCVSQLLRMYPFAFEFSSTFLVDFLDCVLSCRFGNFLCNRLKKQLK, from the exons ATGGCTGCACTTCGGCCTCCTAGATCGGTCTCCTCCCGAGACAGTTCTGATGGTAGCGAGAGGTTGGACGGTGCTGGTAGCTGGGACGCCCTTGAATGGACCAAAATTGAG CCGGTTACAAGATCTGTTTCCCATGTTAATTCGGAGTTTCTGCTTGAAGCTGAGCGAGTTATAGAGGAG GGCCATGGAGTTGTTCTTGTTAATAGAGATGAGGCCGGAACTTTGTTCGTTACCAACTTTCGACTTCTCTTTCTT AGTGATGGCACCAGAAATATTGTTCCACTAGGCACCATTCCTCTGGCAACAATTGAGAAATTCAacaaaatg GTAGTGAAGAATCAATCAGCTCCTCGCCAAATTGATAGATCTCCAACTCGCCGTCTCCTTCAAATCATAG GAAAAGATATGAGAATTATTGTGTTCGGTTTTCGCCCTCGAACCAAGCAG AGGCGTGTTATATTTGATGCATTACTGAGATGTGCAAAGCCAGCAAGAATTTGGGATCTTTATGCTTTTACTTGTGGACCGTCCAAATTCAGTAAGCCAAACTCAAAGGTGCGGTTACTGAATGAATACTTCCGCCTTCTTGGAAAAGACTCCCATTGTGCATCTGTGAGTATGGTTGAAGAGGGGTCATTTACATTGTCTAATGATTTATGGAGAATAAGCAACACAAATTCCAACTATACAGTGTGTTCGAGTTATCCATTTGCATTGATTGTTCCAAAAAGTATTAG TGACGAAGAAGTGATCCAAGCTTCAACGTTTCGTGCAAGGTGTAGGATACCTGTAGTTTCTTGGTGTCACCCTG GAAATGGAGCAGTTCTTGCCCGTTCAGCCCAACCCTTGGTTGGTCTTATGATGAATATGAGGAG CAATGCCGATGAAAAGTTGGTCGCTTCGCTTTGCACTCAACTTGTTGATGGAAAGGGTTCAAGGAG AAAGCTATATATTGCTGATGCAAGACCAAGAAAAAATGCATTGGCAAATGGAGCAATGGGAGGGGGCTCGGAGTCTTCTTCAAACTATTTTCATTCTGAG ATAGTTTTCTTTGGGATAGACAACATACATGCAATGAGAGAAAGTTTTGCTCGGCTTAGAGATTATTTAGACACTCACGGTGCCACATCATCAGATGGAATGTCTTCATTTTTG AGACATGGCGGTTCAACTTGGGGTGGAGGAAATCTCAGCAGTATGTCTGCTTCAGTATCAACCCTTGGTGACAGTGGTTGGTTAATACATGTTCAAAGTGTCTTGGCTGGTTCAGCTTGGATCACTGCACGCATTGCTTTGGAATCAGCATCTGTGCTTGTGCATTGCAG TGATGGATGGGATAGAACAAGTCAGCTGGTTTCACTAGCAAACCTGATGCTTGATCCATATTACCGGACATTCGCTGGTTTTCAG GCACTTGTTGAAAAAGATTGGCTAGCTTTTGGTCACCCATTTTCAGATCGCATTGGAATGCCAAGTGTGTCTGGAACTTCATTTGACTTAAACAGACAATCTTCCACTGGGAATCTGTCATCATCTCCAGTACGCCAATCTTCTGGATCATTCACACCTCAAACTTCTAATACATCTCATGCGCAGAACAATTATTCCCCCATATTCTTGCAG TGGGTTGATTGTGTTTCTCAGTTGTTAAGGATGTATCCATTTGCTTTTGAGTTCTCCTCA ACTTTCCTGGTGGATTTCTTGGACTGTGTGCTCTCGTGTCGTTTTGGAAATTTCTTGTGTAACAG GCTAAAGAAGCAGCTGAAATGA